From the Actinopolymorpha sp. NPDC004070 genome, the window GCCGCGGTCGGAAAGCTGTCCGAGGCGCTCGAGGTCGTCGAGCATGCGCGCGGCGTGCTGTATGAGTTCCATCGGCTGTGCGGCACCGCGGACCTCACCTTGCAGGATGCGGTCGCCGAGCTGCGTGAGGCGGGCCATCCAGAACTTGCCGAGGAGATCGAGGACTGCCTGGTGGGACGCGATGTCGTCGACGGTGGATGGAGCTTTCAACTCGTGGAGGCGTACGACGACAACTACTGGAGTGTGTTCCGCGACGTCGAACGCGCCGCCCGGGAACGCGCCGGCGACCTGCCGCGGCACCTGTTCGAGGCCGAGATGAAACACCGCGAACAAGGAGGTACGGGCGACGACGTTTCGTGAGGGGACCGGGTCACTCCTCCTTCGGTGACAGAAGACATCGATTGTGGGTGGCGACGCGATGACCCTGCCGATGTTGTCGAGCCAGTGCTGGGCTGTGAACAAGGGCTTCCGCCCGTGCGGGGTCCGATGACAGCCGGTGGAGAGACGCGGGGGAGGGGCTGCTGTCGACGGCTCAGGTCACCTGCCGCGAGGTGATGCTGTCGCGGAGTTGAGCGGCCGCTTCCAACGCGGCAGTGATCTCTGCCCGGTCTGCGGGTAGCCGCAGCCCCCGGCGCCAGTGTTCGAACAACGCGGGCTCGGTGCGAAGGGCCTCATGGAACTCCGCGACCGTCGGCACCTGTGACGAGTCGTTCAGCCGGAGGTTGAGGACCTTGCCGAGGTTCATCCGGATGGGCACCTTCAGCAATCCGTCGAGGTAGGACGCCAGGTCGGCGGCACGCCCGGCACCGCGCATGGCCGCCACCTTGTGGGCGACCTCCTCGTACGTTTCGTCCGCATAGGTGAACGCCGCCCACGCCACGTGCTCCGGCGCCAGTTCACGTACGAGCTCCGGGTCGGCCATCCATCCCCGCAACGCTTCGGCCAGCATGCCGAAAGCCTCCGCTCCGTACGCCGCGGACTCGAGGTCGACGTCGAGACCGAGGCCCCGCCGCAGTGGCTCGTAAAGGTGCCCGCGTCCCGTCGTCTCCAGCGCGCGCCGGGCGTTGGCCAGGAAGTGGGTGGCGGAGGTACGCAGCGCGCAGGTCTCGATGAGCGCCACGGCGACGTTCTCCAGCGCGAGGCGCGCATGCAACGTCGCGAGGGTGAGGTCGTCGTCGGCGAGCGCGTGGTGAGCACCGTCGGAGTGGGTGCGGCTCGCGTCATACCAGGGTCTGGCTCTCCGGGCGCACGTGTCCGGGTCCTGGAAGGTGGCGGTGACTCGGGCGCGCAGATCGGCGAACCAGCCGTCGGTGTCGACAAGGACCAGCGAGTGGGCGACGCGGGCGTGCCAGTTGCCTTCGGCGACAGCGTTCTCGAAACGTTCGGCAGAGATCCGGTCGATGTCGACGAACACCGGCGACATCGCTGGTTCCGGGGTGGTGCGGCCAAGGACGTCTGCCACCCGAACCCGGGTCACCACGCGGTAGTCCGCGGGGCGGTCCAGGCACAGCATGAGGTCGATGTCGCTGGCTTCGTCGGCATCGCCCCACGCGACCGAGCCGAACACGAACGCGGCCCGCACGTCATCGTCGGGGAGCTTCGCCACCAACTTGTGGGAGACCTCGGCCATCCGCAGGCTGATGGTCGTGTCGTCGTTCACCGGTACCAGCTCCCCTTTGTCGCGACCGAAGATCACGCCAGCTTAGGAGTGCACGCCGAATCAGTTGCTGCGCCTATCGAAAAACGATAGATTTCCATCGACGGTCGATCGGGGAGGCTTGATGGGAAAGCTGACGGTGCTCGCGCTGCGGGCGGTGCTCGTTGCGTTGTTCGCGGGTTCGCTGGTCGTGCAGGCGGTGATGGTCCCGCTGCTGGCCGTCGATCTGCGGGACCCGGACGTCGAGCTCGTCGCGTACCAGCGCACGTCCCTCATCGTGATCCTCGTCCTGGGGTTCGTCGCGGTCGAGGTGGTCCTGGTCTGTGTCTGGCAGCTGGTCAGGATGGTCGGACGCGGGACCGTCTTCTCCTACGGCGCCTTCCGGTACGTCCACGTCGTGATCGCCGCGATCGTGGCGGCGGCCGTTCTGCTGCTTGCGCTGGCGGTCGTCCTGGCACCGGGGGAGGCCGTTCCGCCGGGCATGGTTCTGCTGATCTGCGGCGCTGCCGTGGCGGTCCTCGGGGTCGCACTCGTCGTGGTCGTACTCCGGATGCTGCTCGCCCAGGCCGTCGCCCGCGACGTCGAGGCGGCGCAGTTGCGGTCGGAGCTGGACGAGGTGATCTGATGCCGATCGTCGTCGACATCGACGTGATGCTGGCCAAGCGGAAGATGTCCGTGGGCGAACTCGCGGAACGCGTCGGAATCACTCCTGCAAACCTGGCGGTCCTCAAGAACGGCCGGGCCAAGGCGGTCCGCTTCACCACCCTCGAAGCCCTGTGCGAGGTGCTCGAGTGCCAGCCGGGAGACCTGCTGCGGTGGCAGAACAACGGCAGGGCGGACTGACGTGGACACCGTCGACGTGCTGGTCGTCGGCGCGGGACTGGCCGGGCTGCGGACCGCAACTCTGCTTGCTCGGCAGGGACATGAGGTTCTCCTCGCCGAACGGCGACCCGGTCTCGCCGGTGCGATTCGTACCACCGGGATATTCGTCCGCAGGACTCTCGACGACTTTCCCCTGCCTGCCGAGTGTCTGGGGCCACCGATCAGGCGGGTGGTGCTCTACCCGCCCGGGCTGCGGAGGCCGGTGTCGCTGGAGAGCACCCGGGACGAGTACCGCGTCGGCGACATGGCGCCCATCTACGTGAAGGCTGCTGCTGCCGCGACCGATGCCGGCGTACGCGTCCTGCTGGGTACGCGATATGCCGGCCGGCAAGGCCAGGTTTACAGCCTGGTCGGGCGGACAGGGCCGAGCCAGGTACGAGCGCGGTTCGTCGTGGGGGCTGACGGGGCGAGATCGCGAGTCGGTCGCGACCTCGGCCTCGACCGCAACCTCACCTTGCTGGTCGGGGCCGAGGAGGTGTACGAGATCCCGCGCGGCGACGAGCCGCCGACCTTCCACTGCGTACTCGATCCCTCGCTGGCTCCCGGCTACCTGGCCTGGGTCGTGAACGACGGCCGGCACGCCCACGTCGGTACGGCTGGTTACGCCAGCCGCTTTCCCGAAGGTCTTCGCCGGGCGCTCGAACGGTTCGCCTCCTCAGCGCCCGGGCTGGAGGGTGTGCAGCGCCCTGATGGTCCCGATGCGGTCGAACGACGAGGAGGGCCCATCCCGGTCGGCGGCCTGCTGCGCCGGATCAGTTGCGCCGACGGGTTGCTCGTCGGGGACGCCGCCGGCGCGGTCTCGCCACTCACCGCGGGCGGCCTCGACCCGTGCCTGCGACTGTCGGAGCTCGCGGCCGCGGTTCTCGACGAGTCGCTGTGTTCCGGGCGGTCGGAGGCGCTGGCGCACTTCGACGGCGCTGTGCTCCGTGCGCGGTTCCGCGGGCGGCTCGCGATGCGGTGGGGACTGGACAGGGTTCGTACGCCTGCCGTCGCGAAGGCGGCATTCGCGGTGCTGCGTACGCCACTCGGGCAGGCGTCGGCGCGGCGGATCCTCTTCGGCGACAGGTCCTTCCCTGCCGGACACATCGGCTCATGACGGTATGAGACGGCCACCGAGACGATTGCAGGGACTCATGACGAGCAGGCCCTGACCTGTGCCCGTTCGCCGCCGGCGACTTCCAGGAGTGAGGCTCGAAGGAGGCAGCCGGCTACGGGAGGAAACCCTTCCTGGCGTACGAGCAAGGAGCTTCGGTCATGACGGGAATGGACGCGCGCAGCCTTGGACGCGGCGAGCTGGGACCTCTGGAGAACCTCATCGACCAGCTGGGGCTGGCCGCGCGGTTCACCGGAGACGCGACCGTCTTCGGGTCAGATCCGGTCATCCGCTCACCGCACCGCCTCGCTGAGGCGTCCTGCACCGCGCACCTGCTCATCGGTGCCGCGGGCGCCGCGATCTGGGAGGCTCGCGGCGGTTCACCCCTCAACATCTCCATGGACGTCCTTCACGGGTTGCACCACCTGCATCCGACCCACTTCGTCGAGCAGTCCGGCTACTCCAGCAATGTCGGCGCCGAGTTCGTTCAGGTCAATGGTGTCTTCGCGACCAACGACGGCGGTTACGTGATGCTCGAGGCGGGTCCGCCGTACCAGAAACTGCTCAACGGATACCTCAACTTCTTCGACTGCGGCAACAACAGGGACTCCTTCGCCCGCGAGGTCGCGAAGTGGAATGCCGAGGATCTCGAAGAGGCGTTGTCGTACGCAGGACTGCCGGCGGCCCGTGCGTTCACGCGAGACGAATGGCGCGCCCACCCCCAGGGCAGGGCACTCGCAGCGACGCGGCCGATCGAGATCGTGAAGATCGCCGACGGCGACCCGGTTCCGTTCCGGGACCACGGACGCTCGCCGTTGGACGGCGTCCGAGTGCTCGACTTCACGCACGTGCTCGCCGGCCCGCGTAGCGCCCGTACGCTCGCCGAATACGGAGCCGAGGTGCTGCACATCAGCTCGCCGTGGTTCGCCGACAACCTTGCCCAGCACCTCGGTGTCGACGCAGGGAAGTACGACGCCTTCCTCGACCTGCGGTTCGAGAAGGACATGGCGACCATGCGGAGACTCGCCGCCACCGCCGACGTCTTCGCGTCCACGTACCGCCCGGCGGTGAACGAGCGGTTCGGCCTGCTGCCCGAAGCGCTCGCCGGTGCCAACGAACGCGGCATCGTCTACATGTCAGCCGACGCTTACGGACACTCCGGTCCGTGGAAGGACCGGCCCGGGTTCGACCAGAACGGGCAGGTGGCGTCCGGGTTCGCCCTGGAGGAGGGCCGAGGTGGCCCCCGAGGTTCTCCCCGGTCTTCTACGTGGCCGACCTGATCACCGGATACTTCGCGGCCGCCGGAATGATGGCGGCGCTGCTGCGGCGTGCCGTCGAAGGTGGCTCGTACCAGGTGAAGCTCTCCCTGACCCGCAGCGTCATGTGGGTCCAGGACCTCGGTCTGCTCGACGTCGCCACCCAGGGCGACATACCCGAAAGCGATTCCTACCCGGCGGAGACGATGGAGATCAACACCGCGTACGGCGCGGTGACCTTGCTGACTCCGCCGCTCACGTTCACCAACCTGACCCTGCCGACCACCGACCGGCTCGTACCATACGGCTCGGACCCGGCGTCGTGGCCGTCCGAGGCGGCTTGAGGGACTCGATCTAGCCCAGCACCTCCCGGATCTGTTCCCCTGTGTCCTGCGGGTTACCTGCCTGCCAGTCGATGGCGACCAGCGTCCGTCCGTCGGCGTCGATGTCGAGGGCGTCCTCCGCGGCGGCGCGCGCAATGCGCAGGCGCGCTGCGTCCGTACGCCACCTCCGGCTTCCCCCACTGCTGACCGCGAACAGCATGCGTGCGGACAGCGCGTCGCCGTACGGGGAGGGCACGTCGACCCACTCTCCGCGCCACGGTTCGCCGAGTCCCGGCACCGGGCCCGGTGCCGTTTCGAGGTAGTGCCGTTCGACCTCACCGGTGAAGCGTTCCAGCAGGATTCCCCGAAGGCCGGCCTCGCCCGCTCGTACGGCAACCTCCTTCGACAGGCTCGGCGACCCTTCGAAGAGCTCGGCAGGATGGGCGGTCAGCGCCCGTCTCAGCTCGGCCGTCCGGCGGGGGGACGGCGACGCCGGGGTCGCCGCCGGGGTCGGCGCCGGGAAGCTGAAGAGGTCGACCGTCGTGGCCTTGGGCTGGGCCCACGTCCAGGCCATGCAGAGCTGGTCCGTTCGCTGTGCACGGGACCAGGTGAGGAGCTCGCCCAGCCGCCTGCGCTCGAGAGCCGCGACCAGGGCCCGTTGGGGCTCGCGAGCGTCCCGACCATGACACTCGCCCGCGACCACCCGTTCCGGAAGAGCGAACCGGAACTCGGGGCGGACTCGCCGTCCTCCGCCGGCGTAGATGTGCGCAAGGTCCGCCGGAAGCGCGTCGAGATGCGCGACGCCGCTCACCGGCCCGTGGACCTTCTCCACGGCCGCGGTCAGGGCACCCAGCGCGACCACCTCCGTGGTGAACCGGCGGATGTGGGACGAGCTGTCGGCGAAGGCCGCATGTCTGGTGAGCGGCTCACCCACGCGGTCACGGTCGAACAGGCTGAGGACGAGCGCGAGCTCTCGGGTCACCAGGCGCATCAGCTTGTGCCCGCCGTAGGGGACGGCAAGGGCGTTGCTCCGGATGGTCGCCGCGAGCGACACCTCCAGGAAATCCTCGGCCCGGAGGGTGATGTCGTCGGCACGAATCGAACGCGCCTTGGGTCGTGGGACGACGTCGAACTGCCGGAAGCGAACCTGTCCCATCGCACCCCCAGGTCCCGGGCCCGCGCGCGAGCACACCGGCCTCTCCCACCACGATGAGCGCGCGACGGGCTTTGATCAACAGTTTGGATCGAACAAATTTTCGATGGCCGGGATTGGTAGCAACGCCCCACGCTTCTGGACACTCGGGAAGGGGTCGGGAAGGATGACAAGGCTTTCACTGTGCGGCTGGACCCGAGCACACCCGGACGCGAGCGCTGCTCGCCGAGACCACGAGGATGTTCCGCTGAGCACTCACCTGTTGCCCGAAGGACCTCCCGCTTCGCAAGGGGTCGACGCGCGTGGTGTGCACGCGTTCCTGGACGCCGTGGAGCAGGCGCCGGAGATCGAGCCGCACAGCCTGATGATCATCCGGCACGGCCGGCTCGTCGCTTCGGGCTGGTGGGCTCCGTACTCACCTGACCGGCTTCATCTGCTCTACTCGCTGAGCAAGAGCTTCACATCGACGGCGGCCGGCTTCGCGGTGGCCGAGGGGCTCGTACGCCTCGATGATCCGGTGATCTCCTACTTCCCGGAGTTCGAGTCCGACATCACCTCGCCCCGAAGCCGTTCGATGCTCGTACGCCACATCGCGGCCATGGCGTCCGGCCACGAGGAGGAGACCCTCCAGCGGGCGATCGAGGCGGACCCGGACGAGATCGTGCGCGGGTTCCTGCTGGTCCCGCCGGACCGCGATCCCGGCACGGTCTTCGCCTACAACCAGCCCGCGACGTACACGCTCGGAACCATCGTCCAGAAGGTGACCGGACAGTCGCTCACCGACTACCTCCGCCCGCGGCTGTTCGAGCCGTTGGGCATCGGCGAGGTCGCGTGGCATCAGAGTCCGGCCGGCCGGGACCTCGGCTTCTCGGGGCTGCACGCGACCACCGACGCGATCGCCCGGCTCGGCCTGCTCTACCTGCAGGAGGGGAGCTGGGAGGGCAAGCAGTTGCTGCCCGCCACATGGGTCGCGGAGGCGACACGTTCGCACGTTTCGAACGCGGACGGCACCCCGGAGGGGGCGAACTCCGACTGGCAGCAGGGGTACGGCTTCCAGTTCTGGATGTCCCGACACGGCTTCCGCGGCGACGGTGCGTACGGCCAGTTCTGCGTGGTGCTGCCCGAACACGACGCGGTGATCGCGATGACCGCGGCGACCGTGGAGATGCAGGCTCTGCTGGACGCGATGTGGGACAACCTCCTGCCGGCGTTCGGGACGGGGCCACTCGACGGCCGGGAGGACGACGACGCTGCGCTGGCGGAACGCCTGTCCCGGTTGGCGCTCTCGCCGGCTCTGGGTGAGCCCGCGCCGCCCACCGATCCCGCAAGCTGGTCCGGCGCGGAGTTCACTCCGGCCGGTGGTGCGTGCGCCGATCAGTCGAGCCTGACGGGGGTCGCGGTCGCGCCGGCCGAGGACGGCGGCTGGGCCATCTCTCTGACCGACGGTGGCGAGCGTCTCGAGCTCCGACTCGACGGGAAGGGCTCCTCGGGCTGGACGGTCGACTCGGGTGGCGACGCAGCCGCGGCCGTACCCACGGCCGTCAGTGGTGGGTGGGCCGACCAGGACACGTTGGCGTTCGACGTGGTGTTCCTGGAGACGCCGCACCGGCTGGCGGTGAGCTGCTCGCTTGCGGATCGTACGTTCACCGCGCGGTGGCGGACTGTCCCGCTGCACGGTGGTCCGCTGCGATCGATGTGTGCCCCTCGCCGTTGACGGCGGGCAGTGGGAGACCCAGTGGCCGGGCGGCCAGGAGAACGGTCAGGACAGGTCAGGACGGCCTGTCCTTCCCCTGGTCGCGCTGACCGCTGCCTTCGTTGGACCGGTTGCCGCGCAGCGACGAGGAGGTCGAGGACGGCCACAGACGTCGGGCGACCTGCACCGGTAGCCTGCCGCCGAGGTGCATGGACTTCCACGCGCCGCGGTATCCGGGAAGGATTCCGGAGGCGATCGTGACATGTCCGAGGATCAACGCGGTGCCGACGTAGGTTCCCCATCGGTGCACCCGCACGAGGACGGTGAACAACGAGCCGCCGCTGAGCCACGCCAGGCCCACCCCGGAGGCGATGACCACGAGGAGACAGACGGCGATCGCCAGGTTGAAGAGCCGTTGCCCGGGGTCGAAGTGCCCACGATGAGGAGGGAACCTGCCCGTCAGGACCGCCACCGGCCAACGGCGGAACCACTCCAAGTCCCCTGGATCGCTGCGGACGGATTCGTCGAGAAAGGTCCTGAGCGCGCGCCTGCCGGCAAGGAGGCCAACGACTGCCACCGCTGCCGAAACCCATCCCGTGAGCGTGTGTATCCGGGTGTCGGGAACCCCCGAAACTCTCGCCAGGATGCTTGGTCTGCCCTCGTTCCCGAGAGTGAGCCACCAGCCGGTGCCGAACAGCACGACGAGGATCGTGTAGCTGACAGCGTGGAACCAGCGTGTCTTCCGGTTGTACCGCCGCACGTATCCGGCTACAGCGCTTCCAGAGGACGGCTCAGTAGCCATACCCGCCGCCGCCGTTGGAGCCGCTCTTGCCGGAACCGCTGGAGCCGCCCTTCTTGGCGGAGCCGTTCGTGACGGTCACCATAATCCGGGCCTTCGGCCCGACCGGAGAGTGATCGGCGTGTTGCAAGGTGATCCCGACGGTGTGCTTGCCCGTCGGAAGGTTCTTGATCTGGTAGCTCGTCTTCGTGACCACGGTGTACTCGTTGGTCTTCCCGTCCACGAAGATGTGAACGTGGTCCTTCCCGGAGTCGGTCGGGCCGATGGGCACACCGGGATCGAACTTCAACGTGAACGGCACTTTGACCGAGGCTCCCTCGGCCGGCGACAGAATCCTGATTTTCGCCGCTTCGCCCTTGCCGCCGGAGCCGCTGTCGGAGCCGTTGTCGGTGCTCGTCGTCGCCTGGCCGGCATGCCCACAGGCCGCGACCATCAGTAGCGCCGCAGCACCGATCGAGATCTTGAACTGGCGTGCTGACATTGACCCGTACCTCCAGCGCTCGCCCGATGTGGTCCAACACCGTTCAACACGCAGGTGGGTGAGCAGAGGTTCAGCCGGACGCCCGCCAGCTACCTCGTCGCCTTGCGATGCCGCGGCGCATCACGCTGTAGTGCTCGCGTTGTTCGACAAGCTCGAACCGGTGCGTGTCGTACAGCGATCTTGGGCCGCGCCAGTTGTCCTCGTCGACGTTCTCCTGGTTGGCGAACGGATACGCCTCCACCCAGGTCATCCCCCTGGCCGGGGCGTCGGCGAGTACCCGCCGAAGGAGAGCGGTCACGAGTCCGTGGCCCCGATAGGGCGGCGCGATTCCGAAGCAGGAAAGGGAAATCACATCACCGTCGGGTGGATCGGCATCGTCGCCGAGCCGGTACATCGAGCACTCGGTGCGTCTCGAGGCGTTGACCCAGCCGGCGGGCTCGCCGTCGACGTACCACCGCGCCGACGGTGTTGCGGCGCTCCGCCGATCCGGTGAGCCGTTGCGTCGCCTCCGCGAAGTTGCGGACCGCCATGTCGGGGAACGGCCAGTCCGGATGTTGCGAGCGCACGTGCGCGAGGTACGCATCGCTGAAGGCCGCCAGGTCCGGGCCTTCCACGAGGACCGAGCACTCGTCACAGCGAAGACTGTTGCCCGACGTCATGCTCGGGTTCTCCGTCCGTCCCCATCAAGTTCGTCGATCAGCTGCTGTGCCCAGGCGACGTGACCCGCCGTCCAGCCGAGGTCCGCGCCCCACGCGGCTTCGACGACACAGATGTGGAACCGGTAGAACGCCAACATTCGTTGGGCATGCTCGATGTCGTAGGGGTTCCGCGCGAAGTAGCGTGCATGCAGCGTCGGATGTAGCTGCGCCGGCCGCTCGTCGTCGGCGGGACCTCCACCCACGAACCGTACGAGGTCATACAGCGGGTCGCCGACCAGCGCCGCGCCCCAGTCGACGATCGCGGTGACCGCACCGGTCGCCGGATCGACGTAGACCTCCCCGTCACCGAGGTCGGCGTGCAGGAGGACACCGGGCGCGCGGTCGAGGACACCGGCGAAGGTGCTGCACAACTGCCGGGCATTGGAGGCGAACTCCGCCGGAACCCCGTCCGTGCGCGTCAGCAAGTCGAGCGCTTCGTCAACCGTCTCGTGCTGCCACTGTGACCACGACAAGAGCACGCCGTCATGAGCGCCGTCCGCAACGGCACCGAAGCCGGGCAGGGCAACCTGGTGGAGCAGCGTGTAGTAGTCCGCAAGCTCGTCGAGGGTCCGGGTGATGGTCGGTGCCGTACGTCCGACATCCTGCAACGTCTGGCCGGTCGCGGCGCGCGTGATCATCCAGCGCCCGCCCGGGAGCCGGTCGTCGTTCCCGACGCCCAGTACGTCGACGGCAGGGACGCCCGCCGCTCGGACGCGCTCCATCACCGCGGCTTCGGTGTGAACGTTCTGGTTGGCGCCCGCCTTGACGAACACCGTCAGGCCGTCGTCCACGCGCGCCTCGACGACGACCGTCGGTCCCCACGTCAGAAGCGCGCGGGTGGAAGTGGGCTTCGTCCCGAGGAACTCGGCGACGACCTCGGCGGCACGATGATGCTCCGGCGACATCTCCACGCGATCACGGTAGGACGACGGTCAACCCGTTATCCGCCACCCGCCGGCTGTCCCGAGCCCCGTCGGCACTCCGGAGCGTGCAAGGAAAGCTACCTGATGCTGATGCCGGCGTCCTGATCCGGCCACACCCAGGATTTCGCCCTACATAAGGGGAACGACAGCCGGCGTGACCGCAGAGCGCCTGCCTGAAGAACGACCGACCTGAGGAGAAGCAGGCTTGACGTCCCGAAGCGGCATTCCCTTGCCGAGCCTCACATCGGTCGCCGATGATGGGCGGTTCCGAGTGAAGGGATGTGCCTTCGGTCGTGTCCGTTCGCGGATCTCGCAGTGGCTATGGAAGGTTCGCCCGGGTGGCCTGGCAGGCGGGTCCGGGTTTGACCGCCGTCACCGCGCTCACTGTGCTGCTGGGTGCCGCGGCACCGCTGGGACTCGCCGGTGTGGTCGGTGCGGTGGTGGGCCGGGCGGGCGACGTCGCGGCCGAGGGGCTGACCTCGCCGGCGGGCCGGTCGGCGCTGTGGTGGGCGGCCGCCGCGGCGGGTCTTCTGATGGTGGTGTGGGTGGCGGGCTCGGTGCGTTCGGCTGCCGCGACCGCGTTGGGCGAAAGGGTCGACGCCACCCTCCAACGGGAGTTGATGCGCGCGGTCGGAGAGCCGGTCGGAATCGGCCACCTGGAGGATCCCAGGACGGCCGAACTCATCACCGTCGGCCGGGAGACCTTCCGCGGATCGTGGGGCCGTCCGGGCCGGTTGGCATCCACCGTCGCCGGTCTGCTGACCGGCCGGATCGTGCTGGTGGGCGCCTGCGTGCTGGTCGCCGGGTTCGATCCGCTGCTCGGGTTCGCGTTGCTGGCCGCCGGATCCTGGGCGGCGTACGAGGAGAAGGTCGCCTCGCGCGCCGAGGCCGCCCATCACTACGGCGCCAGTGAGGTCGCCCGGCGACTGGAGTACCTCTACGGGCTGGCGTCGAGCCCCGAAGCCGCCAAGGAGGTAAGGGTCTTCGGGCTCGCGGGGTTCCTGCGCGATCGTTACACGACGCTGTGGCGGCGGTCGATGGCCGACGTGATCAGGCCTTTGCCGCGACGGGCGGTCGTCGCCAACGTCGTCACCGCCGCCGTGGTCGTCGGCGGTCTGGCCTGGATCGCCGTACGTGCCGCACAGGGCGAGGCCACCGCGGGCCAGGCGGCGGTGTGGGCACAGGCACTGATGACCGGACTCCTCGGCGTTCACCAGTCGGCCTGGACCGGCCTGCAGACCGAGTTGGCGCTGGCCACCCTCCGCCGCTTCGACGAGGCGATCGAGGCAGCCGAAGCGGCGGCGGGTGACGACCAGGAGTCTGCAGACAAAGCGCCGGTATCCGCGCCTTCCGGTGGGCCTCGCCGCGAGATCCGCTTCAAACGCGTGTCGTTCTCCTATCCTGGCGCGGCAACGCCCGTACTCGACGGCCTCGACCTGGTGGTCCCGGCCGGTCGCTCCCTCGCGATCGTGGGCGTCAACGGCGCTGGGAAGACCACGATCATCAAGCTGCTGTGCCGGATGTACGAGCCCGGCTCCGGACGCCTCACCGTCGACGGCACCGATCTGGCTGCGGTCGACGCTCGCGACTGGCGGCGCCAGGTGGCCGCGGTGTTCCAGGACGCAACGCGGTTCCCGTTGGCCGCCCGCGAGAGCATCGCGATGGGATCACCGGACCTCGCCGTCGACCAGGCCGGCGAGTGTGCCGCCGTCGACCAGGCCGGCGTCGAGTCCGCCGCCGAACGCGCGGGTATCGCCAAGGAGATCGAGGCGTTGCCCTCGTCCTGGGACACGCCGCTGTCGTCCCACTA encodes:
- a CDS encoding nucleotidyltransferase domain-containing protein yields the protein MNDDTTISLRMAEVSHKLVAKLPDDDVRAAFVFGSVAWGDADEASDIDLMLCLDRPADYRVVTRVRVADVLGRTTPEPAMSPVFVDIDRISAERFENAVAEGNWHARVAHSLVLVDTDGWFADLRARVTATFQDPDTCARRARPWYDASRTHSDGAHHALADDDLTLATLHARLALENVAVALIETCALRTSATHFLANARRALETTGRGHLYEPLRRGLGLDVDLESAAYGAEAFGMLAEALRGWMADPELVRELAPEHVAWAAFTYADETYEEVAHKVAAMRGAGRAADLASYLDGLLKVPIRMNLGKVLNLRLNDSSQVPTVAEFHEALRTEPALFEHWRRGLRLPADRAEITAALEAAAQLRDSITSRQVT
- a CDS encoding DUF2975 domain-containing protein, translating into MGKLTVLALRAVLVALFAGSLVVQAVMVPLLAVDLRDPDVELVAYQRTSLIVILVLGFVAVEVVLVCVWQLVRMVGRGTVFSYGAFRYVHVVIAAIVAAAVLLLALAVVLAPGEAVPPGMVLLICGAAVAVLGVALVVVVLRMLLAQAVARDVEAAQLRSELDEVI
- a CDS encoding helix-turn-helix transcriptional regulator, with the translated sequence MPIVVDIDVMLAKRKMSVGELAERVGITPANLAVLKNGRAKAVRFTTLEALCEVLECQPGDLLRWQNNGRAD
- a CDS encoding NAD(P)/FAD-dependent oxidoreductase; protein product: MDTVDVLVVGAGLAGLRTATLLARQGHEVLLAERRPGLAGAIRTTGIFVRRTLDDFPLPAECLGPPIRRVVLYPPGLRRPVSLESTRDEYRVGDMAPIYVKAAAAATDAGVRVLLGTRYAGRQGQVYSLVGRTGPSQVRARFVVGADGARSRVGRDLGLDRNLTLLVGAEEVYEIPRGDEPPTFHCVLDPSLAPGYLAWVVNDGRHAHVGTAGYASRFPEGLRRALERFASSAPGLEGVQRPDGPDAVERRGGPIPVGGLLRRISCADGLLVGDAAGAVSPLTAGGLDPCLRLSELAAAVLDESLCSGRSEALAHFDGAVLRARFRGRLAMRWGLDRVRTPAVAKAAFAVLRTPLGQASARRILFGDRSFPAGHIGS
- a CDS encoding serine hydrolase domain-containing protein codes for the protein MTRLSLCGWTRAHPDASAARRDHEDVPLSTHLLPEGPPASQGVDARGVHAFLDAVEQAPEIEPHSLMIIRHGRLVASGWWAPYSPDRLHLLYSLSKSFTSTAAGFAVAEGLVRLDDPVISYFPEFESDITSPRSRSMLVRHIAAMASGHEEETLQRAIEADPDEIVRGFLLVPPDRDPGTVFAYNQPATYTLGTIVQKVTGQSLTDYLRPRLFEPLGIGEVAWHQSPAGRDLGFSGLHATTDAIARLGLLYLQEGSWEGKQLLPATWVAEATRSHVSNADGTPEGANSDWQQGYGFQFWMSRHGFRGDGAYGQFCVVLPEHDAVIAMTAATVEMQALLDAMWDNLLPAFGTGPLDGREDDDAALAERLSRLALSPALGEPAPPTDPASWSGAEFTPAGGACADQSSLTGVAVAPAEDGGWAISLTDGGERLELRLDGKGSSGWTVDSGGDAAAAVPTAVSGGWADQDTLAFDVVFLETPHRLAVSCSLADRTFTARWRTVPLHGGPLRSMCAPRR
- a CDS encoding cytochrome b/b6 domain-containing protein, which encodes MATEPSSGSAVAGYVRRYNRKTRWFHAVSYTILVVLFGTGWWLTLGNEGRPSILARVSGVPDTRIHTLTGWVSAAVAVVGLLAGRRALRTFLDESVRSDPGDLEWFRRWPVAVLTGRFPPHRGHFDPGQRLFNLAIAVCLLVVIASGVGLAWLSGGSLFTVLVRVHRWGTYVGTALILGHVTIASGILPGYRGAWKSMHLGGRLPVQVARRLWPSSTSSSLRGNRSNEGSGQRDQGKDRPS
- a CDS encoding GNAT family N-acetyltransferase, producing the protein MRTSRTCARNIRTGRSPTWRSATSRRRRNGSPDRRSAATPSARWYVDGEPAGWVNASRRTECSMYRLGDDADPPDGDVISLSCFGIAPPYRGHGLVTALLRRVLADAPARGMTWVEAYPFANQENVDEDNWRGPRSLYDTHRFELVEQREHYSVMRRGIARRRGSWRASG
- a CDS encoding phosphotransferase, whose protein sequence is MSPEHHRAAEVVAEFLGTKPTSTRALLTWGPTVVVEARVDDGLTVFVKAGANQNVHTEAAVMERVRAAGVPAVDVLGVGNDDRLPGGRWMITRAATGQTLQDVGRTAPTITRTLDELADYYTLLHQVALPGFGAVADGAHDGVLLSWSQWQHETVDEALDLLTRTDGVPAEFASNARQLCSTFAGVLDRAPGVLLHADLGDGEVYVDPATGAVTAIVDWGAALVGDPLYDLVRFVGGGPADDERPAQLHPTLHARYFARNPYDIEHAQRMLAFYRFHICVVEAAWGADLGWTAGHVAWAQQLIDELDGDGRRTRA